The following proteins are co-located in the Syngnathus scovelli strain Florida chromosome 5, RoL_Ssco_1.2, whole genome shotgun sequence genome:
- the stx8 gene encoding syntaxin-8, whose translation MSQDTWLQNYDATCRLAQEIAEKIQERNREQRTGGNPAKVNMALRASLQKLKQNISQLKDGVLRASSSRRIMQSEADRRQNLIDDLLTREKQLNATFKGDITEPAPSRSTLLAGGAGASDGVSTNPWLINESDETRGLTFGEIKQQQQRIIKVQDAGLDALAEVISRQKVMGQEIGNELDEQNDIIDDITHLVDKTDGRIRNETRRVQLVDKKSASCGMLVVIVLLLIAIVVVAVWPV comes from the exons ATGTCTCAGGATACCTG GTTACAAAATTACGATGCCACTTGTCGGCTGGCACAAGAAATTGCTGAAAAAATACAGGAACGTAACAGAGAGCAAAGAACAGGGGGCAACCCAGCCAAG gtCAACATGGCACTACGGGCATCACTTCAAAAGctcaaacaaaatatttcccAGCTTAAAGATGGTGTGCTGAGGGCTTCTTCGTCGCGGCGAAT AATGCAATCAGAAGCGGACAGGCGGCAGAATCTCATTGACGACCTGCTGACTAGGGAGAAGCAGCTCAATGCCACTTTTAAAGGCGATATTACAGAACCAGCTCCATCCAG GTCCACCTTATTGGCCGGAGGCGCAGGAGCAAGCGACGGAGTCTCCACCAACCCGTGGCTCATTAACGAATCGGACGAAACCAGGGGGTTGACCTTTGGCGAGATTAAACAACAGCAGCAACGAATCatcaaag TGCAGGACGCAGGTCTCGATGCACTGGCAGAGGTCATTAGTCGGCAGAAGGTCATGGGGCAGGAGATTGGCAACGAGCTGGACGAACAGAACG aTATCATTGATGACATCACGCATCTCGTGGATAAGACAGACGGCCGCATTCGCAATGAGACACGACGGGTGCAGCTGGTGGACAAAAAGTCGGCCTCCTGCG GGATGCTGGTGGTGATCGTTTTGCTGCTTATCGCGATTGTCGTGGTCGCCGTGTGGCCCGTGTAA
- the LOC125969106 gene encoding TBC1 domain family member 24: protein MTGGRSRQRSHSYYNPEDSKTYGVQTQTKDTYQRPRSRSFYSYETSEHEPDNDLGHLTVSIPLKQKSNAPPQTPMNKNEKSKSKLNKHSLPIDLNGNRGNPNCVSMMTISESDNWEISSSSGMKYGQFVDWEKIDPEAFERYQQILASDHQQLKTMGREGFWAMPHTLRAKAYSHIIHGIHSRCVNPERDMYYELSRKLFGEQNVSSHPIPEYMEAGEIPRYCLNKAGLNSVKKILLCLGKYFPAMNFCPILPALVSLILHFSQDEAECFCSVSRLISYNDPNKRYIDQTFLTYRASCMTFGDIANRCCRGIRKLIASSHQNLFEFYSDWIMWIFADLPFTYAIRVLDVYLLEGYKVLYRVALALLSLYKVSVSSRVADVEDFRTDMKSFVQNVARHCTAENLLQRAFLVPIATRKELNLLFKANKVSLMLKGVSIHQKRQSVDTVDFDNLRSSVVTGTEMRVVWAWIPERVALFSPIKLFGTTEHGESLASFYYYVEGHEPVVLLIKTVDEEVFGAFISSDMTERHKYDTDEVMFFGTCECFVFTLRPKMERYQRAMVNIMTRKVSPQQAHFSFQTDSKATLTCPAGTPQDPSYLTIPFTTPSLETFTTKEAKRTKEQEASKFIAGSDEQLIIGGNGGHALFFQENLEEGYTESCDTFKSPPLCKRHFKIQSMEVWGMQNSICFSQCFSSQQKI from the exons ATGACGGGAGgcagaagcagacagaggtctcactCCTATTACAACCCTGAGGACAGCAAGACCTATGGAGTACAGACACAGACCAAGGACACCTATCAGAGACCTCGTTCAAG GTCTTTTTACAGCTATGAAACATCAGAACATGAACCCGACAATGATTTGGGTCATCTAACCGTGTCCATTCCGCTTAAGCAAAAGTCCAACGCTCCACCTCAGACTCCtatgaacaaaaatgaaaagtccAAGTCCAAACTGAACAAGCATTCACTTCCAATAGATCTTAACG GCAACAGAGGTAATCCGAATTGTGTGTCCATGATGACCATATCTGAGTCGGACAACTGGGAGATCAGCTCCAGCTCTGGTATGAAATACGGTCAATTTGTGGACTGGGAGAAGATCGATCCGGAAGCTTTCGAGCGATACCAGCAGATATTGGCGAGCGACCACCAGCAACTGAAAACCATGGGAAGAGAAGGTTTCTGGGCTATGCCTCATACGTTGAGGGCAAAAGCTTACTCCCACATCATCCACGGCATCCATTCCAG GTGTGTCAATCCAGAAAGAGATATGTACTATGAACTAAGCAGGAAGCTCTTTGGAGAACAAAACGTTAGCAGCCACCCAATTCCAGAATACATGGAAGCAGGAGAAATACCAAG GTACTGTCTCAATAAGGCGGGACTGAACTCAGTCAAGAAGATCCTTCTATGTCTGGGAAAGTACTTCCCAGCAATGAACTTTTGTCCCATCCTCCCAGCTTTGGTGTCCCTCATTTTGCACTTCAGCCAGGATGAAGCCGAATGTTTCTGCAGCGTTTCCAGGCTGATTAGCTACAACGACCCCAATAAACGTTACATTGACCAGACCTTTCTCACATACCGAGCCTCGTGCATGACCTTCGGGGACATCGCCAACAGGTGCTGCCGAGGTATCCGCAAGTTGATAGCCAGCTCACACCAGAACCTTTTTGAGTTTTACTCCGACTGGATCATGTGGATCTTTGCTGATCTTCCATTCACGTATGCCATTAGAGTGTTGGATGTCTACCTTCTGGAGGGCTACAAAGTTCTTTACAG GGTGGCGTTGGCTTTGCTGAGCCTCTACAAAGTGTCCGTGTCGTCCAGAGTAGCAGATGTGGAGGATTTCCGTACAGACATGAAAAGTTTCGTGCAGAACGTGGCTCGCCACTGCACGGCTGAGAATCTTTTGCAAAGAGCCTTCCTGGTTCCGATTGCCACGAGGAAAGAACTCAACCTCCTCTTCAAAGCCAACAAGGTTTCCCTCATGCTAAAAGGAGTCAGCATCCACCAGAAGAG GCAGTCGGTGGATACCGTGGACTTCGACAACCTTAGGTCCAGTGTTGTGACAGGAACGGAGATGAGAGTTGTCTGGGCGTGGATACCGGAGCGAGTTGCTCTTTTCAGTCCCATTAAACTTTTTGGTACAACTGAACATGGAGAAAGTCTCGCTTC ATTCTATTATTATGTTGAAGGCCACGAACCTGTGGTGTTGCTCATCAAAACAGTGGATGAAGAG GTCTTCGGTGCTTTCATTTCATCAGACATGACAGAGAGGCACAAGTACGACACGGATGAAGTCATGTTTTTCGGAACGTGcgaatgttttgttttcacg CTTCGTCCCAAGATGGAGCGCTACCAGCGAGCCATGGTCAACATCATGACCAGGAAAGTCTCACCTCAGCAGGCTCACTTCAGCTTTCAGACCGACTCCAAAGCAACTCTGACGTGCCCGGCTGGGACCCCCCAGGACCCCAGCTACTTGACCATCCCTTTCACCACTCCCTCCCTGGAAACATTTACTACCAAGGAGGCTAAGAGAACCAAGGAACAAGAGGCTTCCAAGTTTATAGCGGGCAGTGATGAACAGCTCATTATTG GTGGGAATGGAGGCCATGCACTCTTCTTTCAAGAAAACCTGGAGGAGGGCTACACAGAGTCTTGCGACACATTTAAGAGTCCGCCACTCTGCAAAAGACATTTCAAGATCCAGTCCATGGAAGTGTGGGGAATGCAGAATTCAATTTGCTTTTCTCAGTGTTTTTCCTCCCAGCAGAAAATATAG
- the LOC125969112 gene encoding zinc finger protein ZFP2 isoform X2 — translation MENDSSSVTDHSSDESTKAFDIEYIVESDLGNDSESEDGKKAKKKQRKSHACNVCNKIFDRLSKLTRHLSVHTRPRTLKTRYQCVHCEKTFTEEDKLLRHQDTHNRTREHPCPDCGKVFNKPSRLERHRRIHARKPKVPHQCSFCAKTFDKLYRRIRHERMHTGERPFTCSFCGKGFSEMGHCKAHEKIHQDNPEKPHHCPNCDMSFFKASELGRHQRSHTGEKPFLCNVCDSTFARSESLKRHMRSHTGERPYVCLTCAKGFYSRQDLNIHLLIHSGEKPHICPVCGKGFSQLGNMKEHEKNVHVRSEKYSCNECGATFTRYKSLNLHQRVHTGEKPYLCVPCGRSFSWSHCLSRHRRTQAHKQMLLDAAKELQTFPEPAEDQCT, via the exons ATGGAGAACGACAGTTCATCTGTGACAGATCACTCTTCAGACGAAA GTACCAAAGCCTTCGACATTGAGTACATCGTCGAGTCCGATCTCGGCAACGACTCTGAGTCGGAGGATGGCAAAAAGGCCAAGAAAAAGCAACGCAAGAGCCACGCTTGCAACGTTTGCAACAAAATATTTGATAGGCTTTCCAAGCTCACCAGGCACCTCTCCGTACACACCAGGCCCAGGACCTTAAAGACTCGCTATCAGTGCGTGCATTGCGAGAAGACTTTCACAGAAGAAGACAAGCTGTTACGTCACCAAGATACCCACAACCGGACAAGGGAGCACCCGTGCCCCGACTGCGGCAAAGTGTTCAACAAGCCCTCCAGGTTAGAGCGCCATCGACGCATCCACGCCAGGAAACCAAAGGTGCCCCACCAGTGCTCCTTCTGCGCCAAGACCTTCGATAAACTCTACCGGCGCATCCGCCACGAGCGAATGCACACGGGCGAGAGGCCTTTCACCTGCTCCTTCTGCGGGAAGGGATTCTCCGAGATGGGTCACTGCAAAGCCCACGAGAAGATCCACCAGGACAATCCGGAGAAACCTCACCACTGCCCCAACTGCGACATGTCCTTTTTCAAGGCCTCGGAACTCGGCAGGCACCAGCGCTCGCACACCGGCGAGAAGCCGTTTCTGTGCAACGTGTGCGACAGCACCTTCGCCCGCTCCGAGAGCTTGAAGAGACACATGAGGAGCCACACGGGGGAGCGGCCCTACGTCTGCTTGACTTGCGCCAAGGGGTTTTACTCCCGTCAGGATTTAAACATTCACTTGCTGATCCACTCGGGGGAGAAGCCTCACATTTGCCCCGTGTGCGGCAAAGGCTTCTCGCAGCTGGGCAACATGAAGGAGCACGAGAAGAACGTCCACGTCCGGTCCGAGAAGTACTCCTGCAACGAGTGCGGGGCCACCTTCACCCGTTATAAATCTCTGAACCTGCACCAGCGGGTGCACACCGGGGAGAAGCCGTACCTTTGCGTTCCGTGCGGGCGTAGCTTCTCCTGGAGTCACTGCCTGAGCAGACACCGCCGAACTCAAGCTCACAAGCAGATGTTGTTGGATGCGGCCAAAGAACTTCAAACTTTCCCAGAGCCTGCCGAGGATCAGTGCACTTGA
- the LOC125969112 gene encoding zinc finger protein ZFP2 isoform X1 has translation MFFVVDDFGVYCKISAMENDSSSVTDHSSDESTKAFDIEYIVESDLGNDSESEDGKKAKKKQRKSHACNVCNKIFDRLSKLTRHLSVHTRPRTLKTRYQCVHCEKTFTEEDKLLRHQDTHNRTREHPCPDCGKVFNKPSRLERHRRIHARKPKVPHQCSFCAKTFDKLYRRIRHERMHTGERPFTCSFCGKGFSEMGHCKAHEKIHQDNPEKPHHCPNCDMSFFKASELGRHQRSHTGEKPFLCNVCDSTFARSESLKRHMRSHTGERPYVCLTCAKGFYSRQDLNIHLLIHSGEKPHICPVCGKGFSQLGNMKEHEKNVHVRSEKYSCNECGATFTRYKSLNLHQRVHTGEKPYLCVPCGRSFSWSHCLSRHRRTQAHKQMLLDAAKELQTFPEPAEDQCT, from the exons atgttttttgttgttgatgatTTTGGGGTGTATTGCAAGATCTCAGCGATGGAGAACGACAGTTCATCTGTGACAGATCACTCTTCAGACGAAA GTACCAAAGCCTTCGACATTGAGTACATCGTCGAGTCCGATCTCGGCAACGACTCTGAGTCGGAGGATGGCAAAAAGGCCAAGAAAAAGCAACGCAAGAGCCACGCTTGCAACGTTTGCAACAAAATATTTGATAGGCTTTCCAAGCTCACCAGGCACCTCTCCGTACACACCAGGCCCAGGACCTTAAAGACTCGCTATCAGTGCGTGCATTGCGAGAAGACTTTCACAGAAGAAGACAAGCTGTTACGTCACCAAGATACCCACAACCGGACAAGGGAGCACCCGTGCCCCGACTGCGGCAAAGTGTTCAACAAGCCCTCCAGGTTAGAGCGCCATCGACGCATCCACGCCAGGAAACCAAAGGTGCCCCACCAGTGCTCCTTCTGCGCCAAGACCTTCGATAAACTCTACCGGCGCATCCGCCACGAGCGAATGCACACGGGCGAGAGGCCTTTCACCTGCTCCTTCTGCGGGAAGGGATTCTCCGAGATGGGTCACTGCAAAGCCCACGAGAAGATCCACCAGGACAATCCGGAGAAACCTCACCACTGCCCCAACTGCGACATGTCCTTTTTCAAGGCCTCGGAACTCGGCAGGCACCAGCGCTCGCACACCGGCGAGAAGCCGTTTCTGTGCAACGTGTGCGACAGCACCTTCGCCCGCTCCGAGAGCTTGAAGAGACACATGAGGAGCCACACGGGGGAGCGGCCCTACGTCTGCTTGACTTGCGCCAAGGGGTTTTACTCCCGTCAGGATTTAAACATTCACTTGCTGATCCACTCGGGGGAGAAGCCTCACATTTGCCCCGTGTGCGGCAAAGGCTTCTCGCAGCTGGGCAACATGAAGGAGCACGAGAAGAACGTCCACGTCCGGTCCGAGAAGTACTCCTGCAACGAGTGCGGGGCCACCTTCACCCGTTATAAATCTCTGAACCTGCACCAGCGGGTGCACACCGGGGAGAAGCCGTACCTTTGCGTTCCGTGCGGGCGTAGCTTCTCCTGGAGTCACTGCCTGAGCAGACACCGCCGAACTCAAGCTCACAAGCAGATGTTGTTGGATGCGGCCAAAGAACTTCAAACTTTCCCAGAGCCTGCCGAGGATCAGTGCACTTGA